The following are encoded in a window of Flavobacteriales bacterium genomic DNA:
- a CDS encoding tetratricopeptide repeat protein translates to MRPERHLHICLLPLMLITAACGGARQATVKEPAAEGDARAMAMGQDKRAQAMRQFMEATQARLAGQPDKAIPLYLQCLRTDPNNAAAHFELAKIYHQKQNPTEALEHAKQAALKGKDVIWYRFLLADMHQQNLQYNEAIAVYRGIINKWPERHEVYFDLANTLAYTGQVGEAVKVYAEMEKRFGLSEEIIMRQFGMLAAAGRLDEAEKLVKRAAEAHPKEASYQGLLGELYDRRGEHDKALAQYLKALDLDPGNSMMRIGLAEHYYATGKHQEAFDQLEQAFLDPEMDIDAKMQVLIGFFEMSNFEGQDPADRPTLIRRSYALIEALELAHPESGKPHTIHGDFLLRDGKLEEAREQFIIALRHERDRFPIWMQVMQLDLQLGDHASLHQHASEAAELFPLLPEAHLFNGIALSRLGRHEEAIEALIAGRDLVVDNRPLEAQFWSSLGDAYNESRQFAKSDAAFDKALALVPDDPTTLNNHAYYLSVRNEQLEKAARMSGRSNDLAPGQTSFQDTYAWVLFRQGKFDEARTWIEKAMASGGDDEGVIVEHYGDILYQLGDTKGAMEQWRRAAELGGASDALGRKIKEGRWLE, encoded by the coding sequence ATGCGCCCCGAACGCCACCTGCACATCTGCCTGCTGCCCTTGATGCTGATCACAGCGGCCTGCGGCGGTGCGCGGCAGGCCACTGTGAAGGAGCCGGCTGCCGAGGGGGATGCGCGCGCCATGGCCATGGGCCAGGACAAGCGCGCGCAGGCCATGCGGCAATTCATGGAGGCCACACAGGCCCGGCTGGCCGGTCAACCGGACAAGGCCATTCCGCTCTACCTGCAATGCCTGCGCACCGATCCGAACAACGCCGCCGCGCACTTCGAACTGGCCAAGATCTACCACCAGAAGCAGAACCCCACAGAGGCCCTGGAGCATGCCAAGCAAGCCGCCCTGAAGGGCAAGGACGTTATCTGGTACCGCTTCCTGCTGGCCGATATGCACCAGCAGAACCTGCAGTATAATGAGGCGATCGCGGTCTACCGCGGCATCATCAACAAGTGGCCCGAACGCCACGAGGTGTACTTCGACCTGGCCAACACCTTGGCCTACACCGGCCAGGTGGGCGAGGCCGTGAAGGTCTACGCCGAAATGGAGAAGCGATTCGGCCTATCCGAGGAGATCATCATGCGGCAATTCGGCATGCTGGCCGCCGCCGGCAGGTTGGACGAGGCGGAAAAGCTGGTGAAGCGTGCCGCGGAAGCGCATCCCAAGGAGGCCAGCTACCAAGGCTTGCTTGGCGAACTGTACGACCGGCGCGGCGAACACGACAAGGCCCTGGCACAATACCTGAAAGCCCTGGACCTGGACCCCGGCAACAGCATGATGCGCATCGGGCTGGCCGAGCACTACTACGCCACGGGCAAGCACCAGGAGGCCTTCGACCAACTGGAACAGGCCTTCCTGGACCCCGAAATGGACATCGACGCCAAGATGCAGGTGCTCATCGGCTTCTTCGAGATGAGCAATTTCGAGGGCCAGGACCCGGCCGACCGGCCCACGCTCATCCGCCGCAGCTACGCGCTGATCGAAGCGCTGGAATTGGCACACCCCGAGAGCGGCAAGCCGCACACCATCCACGGCGATTTCTTGCTGCGCGACGGCAAGCTGGAAGAGGCGCGCGAACAATTCATCATCGCGCTGCGGCACGAGCGTGACCGTTTCCCCATCTGGATGCAGGTGATGCAACTGGACCTGCAACTGGGGGACCACGCATCCCTGCACCAGCACGCCAGCGAGGCCGCCGAACTCTTTCCCCTGCTTCCCGAGGCCCATCTCTTCAACGGCATCGCGCTGTCGCGGCTGGGACGCCACGAAGAGGCCATCGAAGCCCTGATCGCCGGGCGCGACCTGGTGGTGGACAACCGGCCGCTGGAGGCCCAGTTCTGGAGCAGTTTGGGCGACGCCTACAACGAGTCGCGTCAGTTCGCGAAGAGTGATGCCGCCTTCGACAAGGCGCTCGCGTTGGTCCCGGACGACCCCACCACACTGAACAACCACGCCTACTACCTGAGCGTGCGCAATGAGCAACTGGAGAAGGCGGCCCGCATGAGCGGGCGCAGCAACGATCTGGCGCCGGGGCAGACCTCCTTCCAGGACACCTACGCCTGGGTGCTCTTCCGCCAGGGCAAGTTCGACGAGGCCCGCACCTGGATCGAAAAGGCCATGGCTTCCGGCGGCGATGACGAAGGTGTGATCGTGGAGCACTACGGCGATATTCTCTACCAATTGGGCGATACCAAGGGCGCGATGGAACAGTGGCGGCGGGCGGCGGAGCTGGGAGGTGCCAGCGATGCCCTGGGTCGCAAGATCAAGGAAGGCCGGTGGCTGGAATGA
- a CDS encoding NTP transferase domain-containing protein produces MKIIVPMAGMGKRMRPHTHTTAKPLLPIAGKPIVQRLVEDLAAVAGEPVEEVAYVVHPAFGPKVEQGLVDIAEAVGAKGTIHYQEVALGTAHAILCAENALSGRIIVAFADTLFRAQLKLDKDCDGVIWVNKVEDPRPFGVVKLDDQGIITEFVEKPQQFVSDLAIIGIYYFADGERLRKEMQWLVDNDVKDKGEFQLTNAMENMKRKGARFKAGAVDVWMDCGNKDAMVDTNTKVLGFLGADPKLVSTKGARVNSVVIPPCFIGDDVSLNNCVVGPNVSIESGAEISDSVVRNSILRTGVRVRNAVIDNSMLGERSIVNGSALDLSLGDDSTLG; encoded by the coding sequence ATGAAGATCATCGTTCCCATGGCCGGTATGGGCAAGCGGATGCGTCCGCACACCCACACCACCGCCAAGCCCCTGCTGCCCATCGCGGGCAAACCCATCGTGCAACGCCTTGTGGAGGACCTGGCCGCGGTGGCCGGCGAGCCCGTGGAGGAAGTGGCCTATGTCGTACACCCGGCCTTCGGCCCCAAGGTGGAGCAGGGCCTGGTGGACATCGCCGAGGCCGTGGGCGCCAAAGGCACCATCCACTACCAGGAAGTGGCCCTCGGCACGGCCCATGCCATCCTGTGCGCTGAAAACGCCCTCAGCGGCCGCATCATCGTGGCCTTCGCCGACACGCTCTTCCGCGCACAGTTGAAGCTGGACAAGGACTGCGATGGGGTGATCTGGGTGAACAAGGTGGAGGATCCGCGCCCCTTCGGTGTGGTGAAGCTGGACGACCAGGGCATCATCACCGAGTTCGTGGAAAAGCCCCAGCAGTTCGTGAGCGACCTGGCCATCATCGGCATCTACTACTTCGCCGACGGCGAGCGCCTGCGCAAGGAGATGCAGTGGCTGGTGGACAACGACGTGAAGGACAAGGGCGAATTCCAGCTGACCAATGCCATGGAGAACATGAAGCGCAAGGGCGCGCGCTTCAAAGCCGGTGCGGTGGACGTGTGGATGGACTGCGGCAACAAGGACGCCATGGTGGACACCAACACCAAGGTCCTCGGCTTCCTGGGCGCCGACCCGAAGCTGGTGAGCACCAAAGGGGCGCGTGTGAACAGTGTGGTCATACCACCGTGTTTCATCGGCGACGATGTGTCGCTGAACAACTGTGTGGTGGGTCCCAACGTTTCCATCGAGAGTGGCGCGGAGATCAGCGATAGCGTGGTACGGAATTCGATCCTGCGTACGGGGGTGCGTGTACGGAATGCCGTGATCGACAACAGCATGCTCGGCGAGCGCTCCATCGTCAACGGCAGCGCACTGGACCTGAGCCTCGGCGACGACAGCACCCTGGGTTGA
- the dut gene encoding dUTP diphosphatase: MSVRIINRGKHPLPEYATAHSAGLDLRADLDQPIVLAPGQRALIPTGLYLELPEGTEAQVRPRSGLAYKHGVTVLNSPGTIDADYRGELGVLLINHGQETFTVQDGERVAQLVVSRYVRVAFAESADLRGTERGSGGFGHTGTR, translated from the coding sequence GTGAGCGTCCGCATCATCAACCGTGGCAAGCACCCCCTGCCGGAGTATGCCACGGCACACAGCGCCGGCTTGGACCTCCGGGCCGACCTGGACCAGCCGATCGTGCTCGCCCCCGGACAGCGCGCCCTGATCCCCACCGGCCTCTACCTGGAACTGCCCGAAGGCACCGAGGCCCAGGTGCGTCCCCGCAGTGGACTGGCCTACAAGCACGGGGTCACCGTGCTGAACAGCCCGGGCACCATAGACGCCGATTACCGCGGCGAATTGGGTGTGCTGCTCATCAACCACGGCCAGGAGACCTTCACCGTGCAGGATGGTGAGCGGGTGGCCCAATTGGTGGTGTCCCGGTACGTGCGGGTGGCTTTCGCGGAAAGTGCGGACCTTCGCGGCACTGAACGCGGCTCCGGCGGTTTCGGCCACACCGGCACCCGCTGA
- a CDS encoding oligosaccharide flippase family protein: MSALRTLAGQTAIYGLSSIVARFLNFLLTPLYTSKGVFPPEEYGVITAFYAWAAFLAVLVTFGMETTFFRFANRKELDPKRAYGTAFFAVAFLALPFMSLSALFPDAIAGAMRYPEHGKLVWMLAIALGLDAMTAIPMARLRHEGKPWRFVAVNMTNIGLTVVLSLYFFAYRMPLDPGIDVSHVFLINLVASGVKFLLLVPLWPRFAQFDRKLLRPMRTFAWPLAIAGLAGMANETADRAVMKFLLPVDIADEQLGIYGACYKLAVIITLFIQAFRMGAEPFFFSHAKEKNSRQTFARIMNLFVAVCMAAFLVVMLFLDMFKWFIPNPAYHEGLRVVPILMLANVFLGIYYNQSVWYKLTDRTKVGSTISLIGAGITLLLLFALVPRFGYMGAAWATLACYAGMAAISYVWGQKHYPIPYNVSRVLLYMAGAVVLWWGAEQVALDGLVKYGVRLVLLGGYLAAIWRMEHSALRPLSA, from the coding sequence TTGAGCGCCCTCCGCACACTCGCTGGCCAGACGGCCATCTACGGGCTTAGCAGCATCGTTGCGCGCTTCCTCAACTTCCTGCTCACGCCGCTGTACACCAGCAAGGGCGTGTTCCCGCCCGAGGAATACGGGGTGATCACCGCCTTCTACGCTTGGGCGGCTTTCCTTGCCGTGCTGGTCACCTTCGGCATGGAGACCACCTTCTTCCGTTTCGCCAACCGGAAGGAGTTGGACCCGAAGCGCGCCTACGGCACCGCCTTCTTCGCCGTGGCCTTCCTCGCGTTGCCTTTCATGTCGCTGAGCGCACTATTCCCTGATGCCATCGCGGGTGCCATGCGCTACCCCGAACATGGCAAGCTCGTGTGGATGTTGGCCATCGCGCTGGGCCTGGATGCCATGACGGCCATCCCCATGGCACGGCTGCGGCACGAAGGCAAACCCTGGCGCTTCGTGGCGGTGAACATGACCAACATCGGCCTCACCGTGGTGCTGAGCCTCTACTTCTTCGCCTACCGCATGCCGCTCGATCCGGGCATCGATGTCAGCCATGTGTTCCTGATCAACCTGGTGGCCAGCGGGGTGAAGTTCCTGTTGCTGGTGCCGCTGTGGCCGCGCTTCGCACAGTTCGACCGCAAACTGCTGAGGCCCATGCGCACCTTCGCCTGGCCGCTGGCCATCGCGGGCCTGGCCGGCATGGCGAACGAGACCGCCGACCGCGCGGTGATGAAATTCCTGCTGCCAGTCGATATCGCTGATGAACAGCTCGGCATCTACGGCGCTTGCTACAAGCTGGCGGTGATCATCACCCTCTTCATCCAGGCCTTCCGCATGGGCGCCGAGCCCTTCTTCTTCAGCCACGCGAAGGAGAAGAACAGTAGGCAGACCTTCGCCCGGATCATGAACCTCTTCGTGGCCGTGTGCATGGCGGCCTTCCTGGTGGTGATGCTCTTCCTCGACATGTTCAAGTGGTTCATTCCCAACCCGGCCTACCACGAGGGCCTGCGTGTGGTGCCGATCCTTATGCTCGCCAACGTCTTCCTCGGCATCTACTACAACCAGAGCGTATGGTACAAGCTCACGGATCGCACCAAGGTGGGTAGTACGATCAGCCTGATCGGCGCGGGCATCACGCTGCTGCTGCTCTTCGCGCTGGTGCCACGCTTCGGCTACATGGGCGCGGCCTGGGCCACGCTCGCCTGCTATGCGGGCATGGCGGCCATCAGCTACGTGTGGGGGCAGAAGCACTACCCGATCCCCTACAACGTGAGCCGTGTGCTGCTGTACATGGCGGGGGCCGTGGTGCTGTGGTGGGGGGCGGAGCAGGTGGCGCTGGATGGCTTGGTGAAGTACGGGGTGCGCCTGGTGCTGCTCGGCGGCTACCTCGCCGCGATCTGGCGGATGGAGCACTCGGCGCTACGACCTTTGTCCGCATGA